In Ciconia boyciana chromosome 16, ASM3463844v1, whole genome shotgun sequence, one genomic interval encodes:
- the PRKAR1A gene encoding cAMP-dependent protein kinase type I-alpha regulatory subunit, which translates to MAASSSSSSEEERSLRECELYVQKHNIQQLLKDCIVQLCTVRPERPMGFLREYFERLEKEETKQLLNQQKSGSRSDSREDEISPPPPMNPVVKGRRRRGAISAEVYTEEDAASYVRKVIPKDYKTMAALAKAIEKNVLFAHLDDNERSDIFDAMFPVTYIAGETVIQQGDEGDNFYVVDQGEMDVYVNSEWATSVGEGGSFGELALIYGTPRAATVKAKTNVKLWGIDRDSYRRILMGSTLRKRKMYEEFLSKVSILESLDKWERLTVADALEPVQFEDGQKIVVQGEPGDEFFIILEGTAAVLQRRSENEEFVEVGRLAPSDYFGEIALLMNRPRAATVVARGLLKCVKLDRPRFERVLGPCSDILKRNIQQYNSFVSLSV; encoded by the exons ATGGcagcttccagcagcagcagcagtgaggaGGAGCGTAGTCTTCGGGAATGTGAACTTTACGTCCAAAAACACAACATCCAGCAACTTCTGAAGGATTGCATTGTACAATTATGCACAGTGAGACCTGAAAGACCCATGGGATTCCTCAGAGAATACTTTGAAAGATTGGAGAAG gaggaaacaaaacagttgTTGAATCAACAGAAGTCTGGTTCACGCTCAGACTCACGGGAGGATGaaatctctcctcctcctcctatgAACCCTGTGGTTAAGGGTCGAAGAAGGCGTGGGGCCATCAGTGCAGAAGTCTATACAGAAGAGGATGCTGCATCTTATGTTAGAAAG GTTATTCCGAAAGATTATAAGACTATGGCTGCTTTGGCAAAAGCTATTGAGAAGAATGTGCTGTTTGCCCACCTTGATGATAATGAAAGAAG TGACATCTTTGATGCAATGTTCCCCGTCACTTACATTGCAGGAGAGACTGTCATACAGCAAG gtgATGAAGGTGATAACTTCTATGTTGTTGATCAAGGAGAAATGGAT GTTTATGTGAACAGCGAGTGGGCAACCAGTGTTGGTGAGGGTGGAAGCTTTGGAGAACTTGCCCTTATATATGGAACTCCCCGTGCCGCAACTGTCAAAGCGAAGACAAATGTGAAGTTGTGGGGCATTGACAGAGATAGTTATAGAAGGATCCTGATG gggAGTActttgagaaagagaaagatgtatGAGGAATTCCTTAGTAAAGTATCTATATTAG AATCTCTGGACAAGTGGGAGCGTCTTACGGTAGCTGATGCATTGGAACCGGTACAGTTTGAGGATGGGCAAAAGATTGTGGTCCAGGGAGAGCCAGGAGATGAGTTCTTCATTATCCTGGAG GGCACAGCTGCAGTGTTACAGCGTCgatcagaaaatgaagaatttgttGAAGTGGGCAGACTGGCACCTTCTGATTATTTTG GTGAAATAGCTCTGTTGATGAACCGTCCCCGTGCTGCCACAGTTGTTGCTCGTGGCCTGTTGAAATGTGTAAAGCTTGATCGACCCCGATTTGAACGTGTCCTGGGTCCGTGCTCGGATATTCTCAAGAGAAACATCCAGCAGTACAACAGTTTTGTATCGCTGTCTGTCTGA